The Capsicum annuum cultivar Jeju mitochondrion, complete genome genome has a window encoding:
- the orf103e gene encoding hypothetical protein: protein MRGAVLAFPDQDRSHTCSVRDRPPQLCIDRKAGRHSPQPREWLRPVCPPLFPTCYGTPEWVGAGRVRIAAEQQPRPDLIYLLGNSSGDFTVAKEAPRSIKHFR from the coding sequence ATGCGAGGCGCCGTCTTAGCCTTCCCTGACCAGGATCGCTCCCACACCTGTAGCGTTCGTGATCGGCCTCCTCAACTGTGTATCGATCGAAAGGCAGGGCGGCACAGCCCCCAACCAAGGGAGTGGTTACGTCCAGTATGTCCCCCCTTATTCCCGACATGCTATGGTACCCCGGAGTGGGTAGGAGCGGGTCGAGTCCGTATCGCCGCGGAGCAACAGCCGCGTCCGGATCTGATCTATTTACTCGGCAATTCATCCGGTGACTTCACGGTCGCCAAAGAAGCCCCAAGAAGCATCAAACATTTCCGATGA
- the orf108c gene encoding hypothetical protein: protein MDRIPLSVGGDGSGPSLSKKPSFDLNIPSVEHQVYELMEEEIKRRKAKLADLLEPLIQREAERYPNIRELPSPKAMVERLIESLGSDQIKPKKKTRAMRPILQISKSF from the coding sequence ATGGATAGAATTCCTCTTTCCGTCGGAGGCGATGGAAGTGGTCCTAGCTTATCGAAAAAACCTTCCTTTGATCTCAACATACCCTCGGTTGAACACCAGGTATATGAGCTCATGGAAGAGGAAATCAAAAGGAGAAAGGCAAAATTAGCCGACCTCCTAGAACCTCTCATTCAAAGAGAGGCAGAAAGGTATCCCAACATAAGGGAACTGCCTTCGCCAAAGGCCATGGTCGAAAGGCTAATCGAAAGCCTTGGATCGGATCAGATAAAGCCAAAGAAGAAAACGAGGGCAATGCGCCCAATTTTACAAATCTCAAAAAGTTTCTAA
- the orf102g gene encoding hypothetical protein — translation MRFKREKNKADVRSLPLCISLLKLIISFLLTRLKLIISFLLTRLKLIITFFDLLLRVLLIRSIQQRLAGLEFEHKMAKESISNMPSIAKRPEILPFGIAIKC, via the coding sequence ATGCGTTTCAAAAGAGAGAAAAACAAAGCTGACGTTCGTTCTCTTCCTCTGTGCATCTCTCTTCTCAAGCTCATCATAAGCTTTTTATTGACTCGACTCAAGCTCATCATAAGCTTTTTATTGACTCGACTCAAGCTCATCATAACCTTTTTTGATCTTCTTCTTCGTGTTCTATTGATCAGAAGCATCCAGCAGCGCCTCGCCGGTTTAGAATTCGAACACAAAATGGCCAAAGAATCAATTAGTAATATGCCTTCTATTGCCAAAAGACCTGAAATCCTACCTTTCGGCATTGCGATAAAGTGTTGA
- the orf133c gene encoding hypothetical protein — translation MPKGRISGLLAIEGILLIDSLAILCSNSKPARRCWMLLINRTRRRRSKKVMMSLSRVNKKLMMSLSRVNKKLMMSLRREMHRGRERTSALFFSLLKRIFLSLTVLLLTPILLHFNWDFSLEAAFFAPFRQRLF, via the coding sequence ATGCCGAAAGGTAGGATTTCAGGTCTTTTGGCAATAGAAGGCATATTACTAATTGATTCTTTGGCCATTTTGTGTTCGAATTCTAAACCGGCGAGGCGCTGCTGGATGCTTCTGATCAATAGAACACGAAGAAGAAGATCAAAAAAGGTTATGATGAGCTTGAGTCGAGTCAATAAAAAGCTTATGATGAGCTTGAGTCGAGTCAATAAAAAGCTTATGATGAGCTTGAGAAGAGAGATGCACAGAGGAAGAGAACGAACGTCAGCTTTGTTTTTCTCTCTTTTGAAACGCATTTTTCTCAGTCTCACTGTCCTTTTGCTTACTCCTATCCTTTTACACTTTAATTGGGACTTTTCTTTGGAAGCCGCTTTCTTTGCTCCATTTCGTCAGCGACTTTTTTGA
- the orf103d gene encoding hypothetical protein, with translation MFLLAVSKSLIQRVEDVMNLKWALGLGSHFLLSFLEKSFTVFCESLLMVGNRPSPLRLSSLIRKSFCLRGFTQLNIALTHSAIMLLLNSAFSSHPPRCGSSWK, from the coding sequence ATGTTTTTGTTGGCAGTGAGTAAATCTTTGATTCAGAGGGTGGAAGATGTTATGAATCTGAAGTGGGCTCTTGGCTTAGGTTCACACTTTCTTTTGTCTTTCCTCGAAAAGTCGTTTACAGTCTTCTGTGAGTCCCTACTTATGGTAGGTAACAGACCCTCGCCATTGCGATTATCATCCCTAATCAGAAAGAGTTTTTGTTTGCGCGGGTTTACCCAGTTGAACATAGCGCTAACCCATTCCGCTATCATGCTTTTATTGAATTCTGCTTTCAGCAGCCATCCTCCCAGATGTGGCTCTTCCTGGAAGTGA
- the orf146 gene encoding hypothetical protein → MDYEGVSQAVRVFGRFPFAFPPPHSPLVGRVVNLEGARLLFRRVLDNLKVLRSPLLGAGVLGRWGFLFLNQFGCVSLGLTFCYELAGQRWIEGQIDLSSSGTAPSIDHRAYSTLTEFILLKRNVKSSFSSCISLVWKFQNLVCGFL, encoded by the coding sequence ATGGACTATGAAGGGGTCAGTCAAGCGGTTCGGGTTTTCGGTCGGTTCCCGTTCGCCTTCCCCCCCCCTCATAGTCCATTAGTGGGTAGGGTGGTCAACTTAGAGGGCGCCCGCCTCCTCTTCAGACGTGTCCTCGACAACCTTAAGGTTCTTCGGTCTCCGCTTTTGGGGGCGGGAGTGCTTGGTCGCTGGGGGTTCCTTTTCCTCAACCAATTCGGTTGTGTCAGCCTTGGTCTAACATTTTGTTATGAGCTGGCTGGACAAAGATGGATTGAAGGTCAGATAGATTTGAGTTCAAGTGGCACAGCACCTTCGATCGACCATAGGGCCTATTCTACCCTTACCGAATTCATTCTATTGAAGCGTAACGTAAAAAGCTCCTTCTCATCTTGCATTTCTTTGGTTTGGAAGTTCCAGAATCTTGTCTGTGGATTTCTATAA
- the orf102h gene encoding hypothetical protein — protein sequence MSRESLSPTNALRREIEDEDFLTQCGHWMEKTDKGTTHRKGIPQGAPISPGKDLSARSRPMDRKKDAGKENERRNPNLLWECEIGRRGVRSRTTAGVSSSDS from the coding sequence ATGTCGAGAGAAAGTCTTAGCCCAACAAATGCGTTGCGAAGAGAGATCGAAGACGAAGATTTTCTGACGCAGTGCGGGCACTGGATGGAAAAGACAGATAAAGGAACAACCCACCGGAAGGGCATACCTCAAGGGGCACCAATCTCCCCCGGCAAAGATCTATCTGCGCGAAGCCGACCTATGGATAGAAAGAAAGATGCAGGAAAGGAAAATGAAAGAAGAAATCCAAATTTGCTTTGGGAGTGTGAGATAGGCAGACGGGGAGTACGCAGCCGAACAACCGCTGGGGTTTCCAGCAGTGATAGCTGA
- the orf101c gene encoding hypothetical protein, with amino-acid sequence MPLCHCLIFGCLITLEIMYLLIVFLPLLGSFVAGCFGRFLGKEGTAIITTTCVSFSSIFSLIAFYEVAPGASACYLRIAPWISSEMFDASWGFFGDREVTG; translated from the coding sequence ATGCCGCTCTGTCATTGTCTGATTTTTGGTTGTCTGATCACACTCGAAATTATGTATCTACTTATCGTATTTTTACCCCTGCTCGGTAGTTTTGTAGCAGGTTGTTTCGGACGTTTTCTAGGAAAAGAAGGAACCGCTATAATAACCACTACGTGCGTTTCATTCTCTTCGATCTTCTCTTTGATTGCTTTTTATGAAGTCGCACCGGGAGCTAGTGCTTGCTATCTAAGAATTGCTCCATGGATCTCATCGGAAATGTTTGATGCTTCTTGGGGCTTCTTTGGCGACCGTGAAGTCACCGGATGA